A single window of Polyodon spathula isolate WHYD16114869_AA chromosome 2, ASM1765450v1, whole genome shotgun sequence DNA harbors:
- the LOC121302515 gene encoding sorting nexin-2 isoform X1, whose amino-acid sequence MATEREPPPLGDAEQTDFRELEDGEDLFISTASTLESSPTSPEPASLPAEDICSNSNGPQPAEISLDDDREDLFAEATEEVSLDSPEREPILSDEQSPAITPVTPTALVTPRVEPKTISVPAMFERSKEELEEEANGDSFDMEIVVSDPEKVGDGMNAYMAYKVTTKTSLTIFSENEFSVKRRFSDFLGLHSKLSTKYMHIGYIVPPAPEKSIVGMTKVKVGKEDSSSTEFVEKRRAALERYLERTVKHPTLLHDPDVMQFLESSELPRAVSTQALSGAGILRMVNKAAEAVNKMTIKMNESDAWFEEKQQQFENLDQQLRKLHTSVESLVCHRKELSVNTAAFAKSAAMLGNSEDHTALSRALTQLAEVEEKIDQLHQEQAYADFYLFAELLSDYVRLLTAVKGVFDQRMKTWQKWQDAQAMLQKKREAESKLQFANKPDKLQQAKDEITEEIEEWEGKVQQGERDFEQISKTIRKEVGRFEKERVRDFKAVIIKYLESLVQTQQQLIKYWEAFLPEAKAIA is encoded by the exons TCTAGTCCAACATCTCCTGAACCAGCTAGCCTTCCTGCTGAAGACATCTGCTCAAACTCTAATGGGCCTCAGCCTGCCGAGATCTCATTAGACGATGACCGGGAGGATCTCTTTGCGG AAGCAACAGAAGAAGTGTCTCTTGATAGTCCAGAAAGGGAACCCATCCTCTCAGATGAACAGTCTCCTGCCATCACCCCAGTGACGCCAACTGCACTTGTAACACCAAGAGTAGAACCAAAAACTATTTCTGTTCCTGCTATGTTTGAGAGGTCCAAAGAAGAG ctggAAGAGGAGGCTAATGGAGACTCATTTGATATGGAGATTGTTGTATCCGACCCAGAAAAAGTTG ggGACGGAATGAATGCCTATATGGCATACAAAGTAACAACAAAG ACTTCCCTGACGATTTTCAGTGAGAATGAGTTTTCAGTGAAGAGACGGTTTAGCGACTTTTTGGGCTTGCATAGTAAACTATCCACTAAGTACATGCATATAGGTTACATAGTTCCCCCTGCGCCAGAAAAGAGCATTGTAG GCATGACAAAGGTCAAAGTTGGCAAAGAAGACTCGTCATCTACAGAATTTGTAGAAAAACGAAGAGCAGCCTTGGAAAG GTACCTGGAGAGGACAGTAAAGCACCCAACTTTGTTACACGATCCTGATGTCATGCAGTTCTTAGAAAGCTCAGAG CTGCCAAGAGCAGTTAGCACCCAGGCGCTGAGTGGAGCAGGAATATTGAGGATGGTAAACAAGGCTGCCGAGGCTGTCAACAAAATGACAATCAAGATGAATGAATCGGATGCA TGGTTTGAGGAAAAGCAGCAACAGTTTGAAAACCTGGACCAGCAGCTGAGGAAACTGCACACAAGTGTTGAGTCTCTGGTCTGTCATAGAAAAG agctcTCCGTGAACACAGCTGCCTTTGCAAAGAGTGCCGCCATGCTTGGAAACTCTGAGGACCACACTGCCCTCTCGAGAGCTCTAACCCAGCTGGCAGAGGTGGAGGAGAAGATAGACCAGCTCCATCAGGAGCAAGCCTACGCAGACTTTTACCTTTTTGCTGAGCTGCTCAGTGATTATGTCCGTCTCCTTACAGCTGTAAAG GGCGTGTTTGATCAGAGAATGAAGACCTGGCAGAAATGGCAGGACGCTCAAGCCATGCTACAGAAGAAGCGGGAGGCAGAATCCAAGCTACAGTTCGCAAACAAACCAGACAAACTGCAACAAGCAAAGGATGAGATCACAGAG GAAATTGAAGAG tgGGAGGGAAAAGTCCAGCAAGGAGAGAGAGACTTTGAACAGATCTCCAAAACTATCCGCAAAGAAGTGGGAAGATTTGAG AAAGAAAGAGTGAGGGACTTCAAAGCTGTTATCATTAAGTACCTAGAGTCCTTAGTGCAGACACAGCAAcag CTGATAAAATATTGGGAGGCATTCCTGCCTGAAGCCAAAGCCATAGCCTGA
- the LOC121302515 gene encoding sorting nexin-2 isoform X2 produces the protein MATEREPPPLGDAEQTDFRELEDGEDLFISTASTLESSPTSPEPASLPAEDICSNSNGPQPAEISLDDDREDLFAEATEEVSLDSPEREPILSDEQSPAITPVTPTALVTPRVEPKTISVPAMFERSKEELEEEANGDSFDMEIVVSDPEKVGDGMNAYMAYKVTTKTSLTIFSENEFSVKRRFSDFLGLHSKLSTKYMHIGYIVPPAPEKSIVGMTKVKVGKEDSSSTEFVEKRRAALERYLERTVKHPTLLHDPDVMQFLESSELPRAVSTQALSGAGILRMVNKAAEAVNKMTIKMNESDAWFEEKQQQFENLDQQLRKLHTSVESLVCHRKELSVNTAAFAKSAAMLGNSEDHTALSRALTQLAEVEEKIDQLHQEQAYADFYLFAELLSDYVRLLTAVKGVFDQRMKTWQKWQDAQAMLQKKREAESKLQFANKPDKLQQAKDEITEWEGKVQQGERDFEQISKTIRKEVGRFEKERVRDFKAVIIKYLESLVQTQQQLIKYWEAFLPEAKAIA, from the exons TCTAGTCCAACATCTCCTGAACCAGCTAGCCTTCCTGCTGAAGACATCTGCTCAAACTCTAATGGGCCTCAGCCTGCCGAGATCTCATTAGACGATGACCGGGAGGATCTCTTTGCGG AAGCAACAGAAGAAGTGTCTCTTGATAGTCCAGAAAGGGAACCCATCCTCTCAGATGAACAGTCTCCTGCCATCACCCCAGTGACGCCAACTGCACTTGTAACACCAAGAGTAGAACCAAAAACTATTTCTGTTCCTGCTATGTTTGAGAGGTCCAAAGAAGAG ctggAAGAGGAGGCTAATGGAGACTCATTTGATATGGAGATTGTTGTATCCGACCCAGAAAAAGTTG ggGACGGAATGAATGCCTATATGGCATACAAAGTAACAACAAAG ACTTCCCTGACGATTTTCAGTGAGAATGAGTTTTCAGTGAAGAGACGGTTTAGCGACTTTTTGGGCTTGCATAGTAAACTATCCACTAAGTACATGCATATAGGTTACATAGTTCCCCCTGCGCCAGAAAAGAGCATTGTAG GCATGACAAAGGTCAAAGTTGGCAAAGAAGACTCGTCATCTACAGAATTTGTAGAAAAACGAAGAGCAGCCTTGGAAAG GTACCTGGAGAGGACAGTAAAGCACCCAACTTTGTTACACGATCCTGATGTCATGCAGTTCTTAGAAAGCTCAGAG CTGCCAAGAGCAGTTAGCACCCAGGCGCTGAGTGGAGCAGGAATATTGAGGATGGTAAACAAGGCTGCCGAGGCTGTCAACAAAATGACAATCAAGATGAATGAATCGGATGCA TGGTTTGAGGAAAAGCAGCAACAGTTTGAAAACCTGGACCAGCAGCTGAGGAAACTGCACACAAGTGTTGAGTCTCTGGTCTGTCATAGAAAAG agctcTCCGTGAACACAGCTGCCTTTGCAAAGAGTGCCGCCATGCTTGGAAACTCTGAGGACCACACTGCCCTCTCGAGAGCTCTAACCCAGCTGGCAGAGGTGGAGGAGAAGATAGACCAGCTCCATCAGGAGCAAGCCTACGCAGACTTTTACCTTTTTGCTGAGCTGCTCAGTGATTATGTCCGTCTCCTTACAGCTGTAAAG GGCGTGTTTGATCAGAGAATGAAGACCTGGCAGAAATGGCAGGACGCTCAAGCCATGCTACAGAAGAAGCGGGAGGCAGAATCCAAGCTACAGTTCGCAAACAAACCAGACAAACTGCAACAAGCAAAGGATGAGATCACAGAG tgGGAGGGAAAAGTCCAGCAAGGAGAGAGAGACTTTGAACAGATCTCCAAAACTATCCGCAAAGAAGTGGGAAGATTTGAG AAAGAAAGAGTGAGGGACTTCAAAGCTGTTATCATTAAGTACCTAGAGTCCTTAGTGCAGACACAGCAAcag CTGATAAAATATTGGGAGGCATTCCTGCCTGAAGCCAAAGCCATAGCCTGA